A genomic segment from Malaclemys terrapin pileata isolate rMalTer1 chromosome 1, rMalTer1.hap1, whole genome shotgun sequence encodes:
- the TRIM13 gene encoding E3 ubiquitin-protein ligase TRIM13: MELLEEDLTCPICCGLFEDPRVLPCSHNFCKKCLEGILEGNVRSVVWRPPPLFKCPTCRKETPVTGINNLQVNYSLKGIVEKYNKIKVTPKMPMCKVHNGQPLNIFCRTDMQLICGVCATRGDHTKHVFCSIEDAYSQEKRAFETLFQGFETWRCGDALSRLDTLETSKRKALQMLTKDSDKVKEFFEKLQHTLEQKRNEILSDFETMKLAVMQAYDPEINKLNTILQEQRMAFNIAEAFKDVSEPIIFLQQMQEFREKIKVIKETPLPCSSVDLNPTIKNFDTSQWDGIKLVDVDKLSLPQENSMLNFKISSVFSHKCIVTSLICLFILAATRMTFVESVFDNLQYWKTQLFTIGSSYLVDTAEIADHAVFYWEQMTDGASLLSEKCKNYTLVVLDNVAQFVCKYKLL, from the coding sequence ATGGAGCTCTTAGAGGAAGACCTCACCTGTCCCATTTGTTGTGGCTTGTTTGAAGATCCTCGGGTTTTACCTTGTTCTCACAACTTTTGCAAGAAGTGTTTGGAGGGGATCCTAGAGGGAAATGTCCGGAGTGTGGTCTGGAGACCACCCCCACTTTTCAAGTGTCCTACCTGCCGGAAGGAAACTCCTGTTACAGGAATCAATAATTTACAAGTCAACTATTCCCTGAAAGGTATTGTGGAGAAGtataacaaaataaaagtaaCTCCCAAAATGCCCATGTGTAAGGTGCACAATGGGCAGCCCCTCAACATTTTCTGCCGGACAGATATGCAGCTGATATGTGGTGTCTGTGCCACTCGAGGTGACCACACAAAGCACGTATTTTGCTCCATTGAAGATGCCTATTCACAGGAGAAGCGTGCTTTTGAAACCCTGTTTCAGGGCTTTGAAACATGGCGTTGTGGGGATGCGCTCTCCCGGCTAGACACCTTGGAAACAAGCAAGAGGAAAGCGCTGCAGATGCTGACAAAGGACTCAGACAAAGTGAAAGAGTTCTTTGAGAAGCTGCAGCACACGCTGGAGCAGAAAAGAAATGAGATTCTGTCTGACTTTGAGACCATGAAGCTTGCAGTGATGCAGGCCTATGACCCAGAAATCAATAAACTGAACACCATTCTACAAGAGCAGCGAATGGCTTTTAATATTGCAGAAGCCTTTAAGGATGTGTCTGAACCCATTATATTTCTGCAACAGATGCAGGAGTTTAGGGAAAAAATCAAAGTGATCAAGGAAACCCCTCTGCCTTGTTCCAGTGTAGACCTCAATCCCACAATAAAGAACTTCGATACCAGCCAGTGGGATGGTATAAAACTAGTAGATGTGGACAAGCTTTCTTTGCCTCAGGAAAACAGCATGCTTAATTTCAAGATTTCCTCAGTCTTTTCACACAAATGTATAGTGACTTCTCTGATTTGCTTATTTATCCTTGCAGCCACCAGAATGACCTTTGTGGAATCTGTCTTTGACAATCTTCAGTACTGGAAAACTCAACTTTTTACAATTGGCTCATCCTATCTGGTAGACACTGCAGAGATAGCTGACCATGCCGTGTTTTACTGGGAGCAAATGACAGATGGAGCTTCACTTCTAAGTGAAAAGTGCAAAAATTATACACTAGTGGTATTGGATAATGTTGCACAATTTGTGTGCAAATATAAACTGTTATAA
- the KCNRG gene encoding potassium channel regulatory protein → MSNQEVAILNVGGSKFTTWVSTLRRFPESRLARMLNGNDHEFRLVNGQFFVDRDGTLFNYILDFLRTLQLSLPTDFSDYQRLQREADFYELHSLADLLSQENLLKPRPEILEVRFLLHETQAFFRVFGSCSNTIEVLAGRVTMFTEQSLRQNWNNSPFPSQKLFTPLPVERPSHHDLVFQCGTDYSAGDQLVTRYVSIKPDDRKLINGTNVLGLLADTLLKEGFHLVSTRTVSTEEKVECYSFERMKRPEALFLTANQSPESTGGAQMKLTPMHKQK, encoded by the exons ATGAGCAATCAAGAAGTGGCCATTCTGAATGTGGGAGGCTCAAAATTTACAACATGGGTTTCCACCCTGCGGAGGTTCCCAGAGTCCAGGTTAGCACGGATGTTGAATGGCAATGACCATGAATTCAGGCTGGTGAATGGACAATTCTTTGTGGACAGAGATGGAACTTTGTTTAATTACATCTTGGATTTTTTGAGGACACTCCAGCTTTCTCTGCCCACGGACTTTTCAGACTATCAGAGGCTGCAAAGAGAAGCAGACTTCTATGAGCTCCACTCCCTGGCTGATCTCCTGAGCCAGGAAAACTTGCTGAAGCCGAGACCAGAGATCTTGGAAGTGCGCTTCTTGCTCCATGAAACTCAGGCCTTTTTCCGAGTCTTTGGCTCTTGCAGCAACACTATTGAGGTACTGGCTGGACGGGTCACTATGTTTACAGAGCAGTCCTTGAGACAGAACTGGAATAATAGTCCTTTCCCTTCTCAGAAGCTCTTCACTCCACTTCCTGTGGAGAGACCTTCTCATCATGACCTGGTTTTTCAATGTGGCACTGACTACTCTGCTGGTGACCAGTTGGTGACAAG GTATGTCTCTATAAAACCTGATGATAGAAAGCTGATTAATGGAACTAACGTACTGGGCCTACTAGCTGACACTTTACTTAAAGAAGGATTTCACCTTGTAAGCACCAGAACAGTCTCCACCGAAGAAAAAGTTGAATGCTACAGTTTTGAAAGGATGAAGAGGCCAGAAGCCCTTTTTCTCACTGCCAACCAAAGCCCAGAAAGCACTGGTGGAGCACAGATGAAGTTAACTCCAATGCACAAGCAGAAATGA